Proteins encoded together in one Bombiscardovia nodaiensis window:
- a CDS encoding hypothetical protein (frameshifted, insertion/deletion at around 1791187), giving the protein MPPVPLVQDHYDVVQVDGIWLHRKAVVLIAVADAHVIGWRVARSETSLAWSLLMERIAAPRVLACDGGGGIAKAVRQVWPTTAMQRCLFHISMNVTALTSMNPKLKAGKELKHLAIRLSQVKSEEDLRQWLVAYNAWETTWHEWLKTQSTYKDGSEADKHQRLVKARNLLNKRIREGTMNTFITQANHCDSPIPTTNNLLESWNKQLRAMLKKPQRLEPGTCNQSHLLVVPPTHTRTRK; this is encoded by the coding sequence ATGCCACCCGTACCCCTGGTCCAAGACCATTACGACGTGGTGCAAGTCGACGGTATCTGGTTGCACCGCAAAGCCGTGGTCCTGATCGCCGTAGCTGACGCTCATGTCATCGGCTGGAGAGTAGCGCGTAGCGAGACCAGCCTGGCCTGGAGCCTTTTGATGGAACGCATAGCAGCCCCCAGGGTGCTGGCATGTGACGGTGGCGGAGGCATAGCCAAAGCAGTACGACAGGTTTGGCCTACCACAGCCATGCAACGCTGCCTGTTCCACATCAGCATGAACGTCACCGCTTTAACCAGCATGAACCCCAAGCTCAAAGCCGGTAAAGAACTCAAACACCTCGCCATCCGCTTAAGCCAGGTCAAGAGTGAGGAGGACCTGAGACAATGGCTGGTTGCTTACAATGCTTGGGAAACCACATGGCACGAATGGTTGAAAACACAAAGCACGTATAAAGACGGTAGTGAAGCCGATAAACACCAAAGACTCGTCAAAGCCCGTAACCTCCTCAACAAGAGAATCAGAGAAGGCACCATGAACACCTTCATCACCCAAGCCAACCACTGCGACAGCCCCATCCCCACCACGAACAACCTCCTCGAATCATGGAACAAACAACTACGCGCCATGCTTAAGAAACCACAACGGCTTGAACCTGGAACATGCAATCAGAGCCATCTGCTGGTGGTGCCACCAACACACACTCGAACCAGAAAGTGA
- the coaD gene encoding phosphopantetheine adenylyltransferase: MVAVNMAKTPLFPEGERVSMIREALAADGYPDIQVASTSGLITDYCKQVGASVIVKGLRQNGDYEAELGMALVNRKLAGVETLFLPADPVREHISSSIVKDVARHGGDIRGMVPDNVIDKLQAAMNREKS; the protein is encoded by the coding sequence GTGGTGGCGGTCAACATGGCCAAGACCCCGCTCTTCCCGGAAGGCGAGCGCGTCTCGATGATTCGCGAAGCCCTGGCAGCGGACGGGTATCCCGACATACAAGTGGCGTCGACGAGCGGCCTGATTACTGACTACTGCAAGCAGGTGGGCGCATCCGTTATCGTCAAGGGGCTGCGGCAGAACGGCGACTACGAGGCCGAGCTGGGTATGGCTCTGGTGAACCGCAAACTGGCGGGCGTGGAGACCCTCTTCCTGCCGGCAGACCCGGTGCGCGAACATATTTCTAGCTCCATCGTCAAGGATGTGGCCCGGCATGGGGGCGACATTCGCGGCATGGTACCCGACAACGTTATTGACAAACTTCAGGCGGCAATGAATCGAGAAAAGAGCTGA
- a CDS encoding DNA-binding protein — protein sequence MTNAASSPWAVSVAQLAQQAGQSKTIDANFPAPSGIGDEIVGVSEGEPVHVSGSLDSIVDGLILNAHISAPLHAVCTRCLKPLSGPKELDVVAFFPYEMPEEKDEGQGEVEIVAGEEEAGDGNTYPLAGSGTLVDLEALLRDNLVESIPLKVLCKPDCKGLCSQCGIDLNEHPDHHHDIIDGRWSALEGLKAQLEQGTDGSQSAKE from the coding sequence ATGACAAATGCGGCAAGCTCGCCCTGGGCGGTTTCCGTAGCTCAACTGGCGCAACAGGCTGGGCAGAGTAAGACGATAGACGCCAATTTCCCCGCTCCCAGCGGCATTGGCGACGAGATTGTGGGCGTGAGCGAGGGCGAGCCGGTGCATGTGTCCGGCAGCCTGGACTCGATTGTAGACGGACTCATTTTGAACGCCCATATTAGCGCTCCCCTGCACGCCGTGTGCACCCGCTGCCTGAAGCCGCTCTCCGGCCCCAAGGAACTAGACGTCGTGGCTTTCTTCCCCTATGAGATGCCCGAGGAGAAGGACGAAGGCCAGGGCGAGGTGGAAATTGTAGCCGGTGAAGAGGAGGCTGGAGACGGCAATACTTACCCCCTGGCTGGCTCCGGCACGCTGGTGGACCTGGAGGCGCTCCTGCGCGACAACCTGGTGGAATCCATACCGCTCAAGGTATTGTGCAAGCCGGATTGCAAGGGCCTGTGCTCCCAGTGCGGCATTGACTTAAACGAGCACCCCGACCACCATCACGACATTATCGACGGACGCTGGTCTGCTCTGGAGGGCCTCAAAGCCCAGCTAGAGCAGGGAACTGATGGCTCTCAATCCGCCAAAGAGTAA
- the rpmF gene encoding 50S ribosomal protein L32, which produces MALPKYKTSRANTHSRRANWKTQAASTVTCPNCGAPTLPHMACPSCGSFRGRVYRDAVRSKFAAK; this is translated from the coding sequence ATGGCACTGCCAAAGTATAAGACTTCGCGCGCAAACACGCACTCGCGTCGCGCCAACTGGAAGACCCAAGCTGCCAGCACGGTCACCTGCCCCAACTGCGGAGCACCGACCCTGCCTCACATGGCTTGCCCTTCCTGCGGTAGCTTCCGTGGCCGCGTCTACCGCGACGCTGTTCGCTCAAAGTTCGCCGCCAAGTAA
- the rnc gene encoding ribonuclease 3: MSESGAPGEGERIADSERAQAPQSDEQLRVSQVRDEHQRRQDQPEATTSNPSSEPASQLPARELFKALGQTLQPDLLIHALTHRSFAHEHEGMPNNERLEFLGDAVLELVSTETLYKLHPDMNEGQLAKMRAKAVSEEALSAIARTKLHLGQYILLGHGESESGGADKDSILCDTVEALIGAVFVEHGIDGARKTVHALVDDTLAEVATEGPALDWKTSVTVKAHQLGLGVPTYHMSVSGPEYAQVFTAELILDGTSTVIGSGQASSKRKAQLAAAEVGWKALDESETRSKLKQETGQSRARSSKPQADQESAD, translated from the coding sequence ATGAGCGAATCAGGAGCGCCCGGCGAGGGCGAACGAATAGCAGACAGCGAGCGGGCTCAGGCCCCACAATCGGACGAGCAGCTCCGCGTTAGCCAAGTGCGCGACGAGCACCAGCGTAGGCAGGACCAGCCGGAAGCGACCACTAGCAATCCAAGCAGCGAACCCGCCTCCCAGCTGCCAGCCCGTGAGCTCTTCAAGGCCCTGGGCCAAACCCTCCAGCCTGACCTGCTCATCCACGCCCTGACCCACCGCTCCTTTGCCCACGAGCACGAAGGCATGCCCAACAACGAACGCCTGGAATTTCTGGGCGATGCCGTGCTTGAGCTGGTCTCGACCGAAACCCTCTACAAGCTCCACCCCGACATGAACGAGGGCCAGCTGGCCAAGATGCGCGCCAAGGCCGTCTCGGAGGAAGCGCTTTCGGCCATTGCCCGCACCAAACTCCACCTGGGACAGTACATTCTGCTGGGCCACGGCGAGTCCGAGAGCGGCGGCGCGGACAAAGATTCTATCCTGTGCGACACGGTCGAGGCCCTGATTGGAGCCGTTTTTGTGGAGCACGGCATCGACGGCGCCCGCAAGACCGTGCACGCCCTGGTGGACGACACGCTGGCAGAAGTGGCAACCGAAGGCCCGGCCCTGGACTGGAAAACGTCGGTCACGGTCAAGGCCCACCAGCTGGGCTTGGGCGTTCCCACCTACCACATGTCCGTCTCCGGCCCCGAATACGCGCAAGTGTTTACGGCAGAGCTCATTTTGGACGGTACTAGCACGGTCATCGGATCCGGCCAGGCTTCCAGCAAGCGCAAGGCCCAGCTCGCGGCCGCCGAAGTGGGATGGAAAGCGCTGGACGAGTCCGAAACCCGCAGCAAACTTAAGCAGGAGACGGGCCAGAGCCGCGCGCGTTCCTCCAAACCACAGGCCGACCAGGAGTCCGCCGACTAG